GGCGTTTACCTCTAAATCTCAAGCTCAGCTCATAATTATACCCTACTCTCTTCTTGTTGCGAACTGTGACCTGAAATGCCTGCATGGCAACAATGGGTATACATCGAGTTGTTACTATTACCAGTACAGAAATACTTAGTCAAAGAAGTAAACAGCTATCAAGAAATCACAGCAGATTCCATCCAGGGATACACATTGAACAATGCATCTGCCCCACTGTTACAGGTCAATACAAATAATATCAATTGCATTAGGTGCATAATGACAATGAAAGAACATGAATAATTAGTGTGTTTTCTTCAGCCACGAACTAATAATGGTATCACGGAATTGAATTGCTCAGTCAAACATTATACTTACGTCTCCTGAGCATTTGGACACTTCATCAATGGATGCCTTCCCTGTTGGGAATTCCAATGAACCTAGAGAACCCAACAAATCCTGTAGCACAGATCAGCCAACAAATGTCAAGAGAAATGCAGAAGAATTAAGacatcatttttctattttataccaaatatttttgcaaacaaTTGGCTGTCAAACTACCGCACCTTAATCCTACTATTGGCCCATGAGTTGAGGTTTTTCTCCTCCCAGGTTCCAGCCTGCAAAGCTCAAACAACACTTCAGGAAAACAGTACTGTAGCAAGCAGCAGTGAATCCACAGTAAAAGTGCATTGGTAATTTGTTCCTTCCAAAGCTACAACATCCATATCAAAACTATGCACGAGAAGACATAACTCACCACTTGCCCTACTTTGAAATGTAATTGTAATTTtgcccttgttttttttttaactttgtgattttgcacACAGATCGGTTACAGCTAACGGCCTGTTCGGATGGTCGTTATGGGCTGGCTGGGCTGGTGCTGGCTGGACTTATCAGCCCAGCCGTTCGGCTGCCCAGTTCCAGCCGAATGGCTGGTGGATAAGCCTGGCGTCGCCCTTTCGTCCCCCCCCTGTGCAATCACCACTCACCCGCCGTGAGGCGCCGGCCTAGAGCACGGCGCGCGCCCTGGCGGCGACAGCGAGCTTGGTGCCGTGCCTCGCGGCGAGAGGAGGCGGCCACCATGGCGCGCATCGAGCCTGCCGCCTCAGCTCTAGGACGAGCTCCGACGACGACAAGGAGGATCCCACGGCCGAGCCCCCGAACGACATGGACGGCGACAGCGCGCAGATGTCCTCGTCCTTCCTGCTCCTCGCACCGAGTGGCAGCCCCTAGCACCCAGCCGCGGAACAAGAAGTCGGACTTCATGACCCGACCTTGCGCGGCGTCGTCTGGAGATGTGGGCCGCGGAGAtgccggccgccgcggtggAGATGGGGATGTGCTGTGGAGACGAGGATGTGCCGCGGACGTCTAGCGCGAGGAATGGGCGAGAGGTCGCCGGTGGCAGAGGTGCGCTCGCCGCTCATGGTTGTCGCCCCGCTCGCCTCTACATCTCCGCCCCTTCCTTCTTTGGCATGGAGCTCGTTGATTTGGGCTTGAAATTAGCGTGCGGTGCCGCTGCAGTCTGGCCAcctgccatgtgggccatggCCCTTTACCGATTGCTGGAGCCGAGGCTGGCTGGCAGCCAGTCAAGCTCAGCCGAATAGGGCCTAAGATGACATAACTCACCACTTCCCAAATTTCTTCCCACCATTCTATTTAGTATTTTAGTTCCTGCGCCTTGTAAGTTTTCCCTCGTTTTTAACTCTGTGATTTTGCCTTTTACTATTCACAAGTCAATGATTTCCCCCCTAGTCAATGGTCAAAACAGAGGCAAGTCCGCAAAGACcaagggcaaaatcacaaattttaaaaaaacaagGGCAAAACTACAGTTGAAACTTCGAAGTAGGGGCAagaacacacaaaaaaaaggcTTTCAATTTAATGTCATGAGATTACTCATTGTGAAGGTAATCCAAACATGGGGTAAATTCAAATTGTCTTAAATCATTTGGAATCTAAACATTAATCCTGACTAACTAGTTTCAATTAATCCTGACTAACTAGTTCAAGCTTATAAATCTATTCACCCTTCAGCTTCATGTATGTTTCCTCGGTGAAATCACTCCTATCTCACACTCAAAGGTTCAGTCACGTTTATGCCTAGCAATCTAGCACATTATATTGTCCAGGTCATCAGCTCTGTGAACAAAATCAAATGCTCACAGGCAGCAGGAACACTCGCCAACCAATTCTATAAATTCCTTGTGAATTGGAGGATGAATGTACACTGCAATCCGCAATAAATTACATGGATTGGAATAATACTCGCTGAGGAATCCATGAAACAATTGGAGACAGATGGAGCCATAGTCTCGGCGGTAGATCAGGTACACATAATGGTAGGCAAGTTTGATTACAGATCAGATCTAGCACTCGTAGCTCCACCATTAGATTGGACAGATGGGGTGAACGCTGATGAGACACGAGGCATCACAAATTTgcaatccttttttttttctgccaaGCTTGCCGCAATGCAACCACAGGGTTTCATTCCCCACGAGATGGAAGGACGGAGATATGAGATAAGATGAGACGGGGTGGGGGGGCTGACCTGGTTCCAGACGgagccgagcggcggcgggttgCCGTTCCCGTTGCcgttggcggcggccgcggccgggtcGAGCTTGCGCGGGACCgggagcggcgcggcgtcgccggtGGCCTCCCGCACCCAGTACCTGTACGACGACGCCttctccgccggcgccggcgccgccgttgcTGTGTCCTCCATCTCCGCTCGTTCTCCCCGCAGCTTCCGGCGCCAACGACGGGCGGATCGGTGTCCACCGCAGATCTCTCAGCGAGGCGCGGGGCGGGAACTGGAAAGGGGGTCGCGTGCGCTCCAATTCTGACAGGGTCCTTCTGCTTTCGCGAGGGCTCGCGTCCTCTTCCCCTTTTGGTGGCGGCCACTCAGGACACAGTGGCATGGGCACGTGTTCCAGATGCTTCGTGAACCTTCCCGGCAGTTGCACGCTGGGTGAGAGAGCTTCCTGTTCCCGTCAACGCTGCCGACTTGTGGGCCCAAAGCAGCTGGCCCATGCGCCACAAGCTGGACCTGAGCATCGTACCCGCCACTGATGGCAATTTGCCCTTCATTTTCCATGGTGCTTTTGCAAAGTTTAATTTAATTATATATGGAGTAAAACCTGTCATGTTCATGTTCCTGCGAAACAACAGTTACAGATCTTActcgccaaaaaaaaaatgaagataaCAAATCCCTAGTCACAAGCAAATCGGGGGCGGTAGAGAAGAAACAGAAGCCACAGAGGAGAAATTTTCAGAATTGACGAAACAAGAAATATTGTCAAAATTTGCAAGTCAAAAGCCTAATGCTATCAAAATCGAGCGCACAACGTTGGAGGCCAAACGACCCCTTTGAGATACAAGTTCCAATGTTCCAGGGCTCCCAAAAGCCCTGCATCCAAGATGATGTCCATTGCTTGAAACTCCAAGGATCCTCCAGGCACCAGCGAAACTCCAGATATTACTAAtacctaatttttttttctctgttaCAAAATATAAGACAACAATGATCTTGGTGACTTATAGACCAACCCAATATGACCGGCCACTGCTGTTATGGATGGGTGACGGAGTCGGTGTCGTCACAGCCCACTCGTACCACACCTGCAACAATGGAGGATGCGATGATAAAAATTCAAGCATGCCAGAAGTAGCAACCAAACAGTAAGACATGACATGTACTACCTTTGTGGGGGCACAGCACCGCCAGAAGTGCACTTCTATAGGAGATCGGTCGGGCACGTAGATGGGCTTTCTCAACGGGAAGAAGATCGGGAACCTGACAAGGTTTGGTCATGAATATACATTATTGATGGCAAGATTTGATAAATTTATTGTCAGCTTGCAAGGATCAGGTTGCCAATTACCAGCTAAACATGTTTGGTGTAGCAGTGTTTGGCTCAATTCCAAGATGAACATCCTTATATAGAACAGAGTCAAAATATCCAGCAAATCCTGACAAAATAATGGGCACAACTGCTGTTACTGAGGGAACAACTACTGTAGATGCGGTAAATTCAAACATAAATATATATGCATACCGTGCACAAGGCATGACCCCATATCTGGTGGCATTTCAAATTGCAACTTGGTATACCTTTGATTGCTCGCGTTTGGTGAGAAATTTGGATGGGTGAAAGTAAATACCTAGAGATATAATGGTGATCAACAAATTTCATGGCATAAATAATGAATGAAAAAGTTTTCTCAAAACAATAATGAATGAAAAATGGCAGTGTCAGAAACTGTGATCAGATCAGACAGCCATTCAAGCACACACAACACATTCTGACTTCTAACCTGTTGTGGAGGTGTCAGTGTCGCTATGCGGTGTAGTTTGACAACATATGCAGTTTCAAAATGTGCAATATCTTTGTGTGCTTTGATCTGCAGAAATCAGGTCGCTTAGATTTCTATAGGAATCTCACAGCTATAACTGAAATGGGTAGACACCTACATCATTGTGCAACTTTGATGCTGTTATTGGTTGGATAAAACTAGTGTATCTGCAAAGAACCATAAGCAAACAATCAATGATATCAAATATATTTTGGACATCGGGAATTAAGGAAAGATATGTATAAGAAAAGGTCCAGTACGAAGAAGGAATAGAAATCCCATCAGGCTTCAAGAATCGCTGAGCACCATCCAGACACTCAGGAGATAACTCATTGTCACCAAAGGACCCAAGCAATTCACTGACCTGATCCATGTAGGTGTGTAAGAGGTTTATCTAATTAACAGGTTGGAAAACATGACCATTTCTAATAAAAGAAAATATCACCGTACCAAAATATCTGCTTTTTCAGGGGCATCCCAGCACCTCATGTCGCTAGAAATTACAGTAACCAAGCTTTCCCACCCCTCCAATTTGATCAAACTCTGTTTCAGTCCCCCAGAATAGATAAAATCAAGTATTAGTCAATTCTTATACAAGACAGCAACGATTGCATCTTGCACTAACAAGGAATGGTTGGATAAATAAGAGACAGGACAATCACTCAATAACTCACATGAAGAGTAATGACAGCATTAGGATTTTTTTCCACAGCATATACTTTTAACTTGCGACCAGTTTGTTCAGCAGCCTGCATCGAAAGCCAAAGTTTATATAGCTCCAAGCTCCATTGAAAAcagaagaaaaatgaaaaatgatTTGTGTTACAGTTGTACTATGCTTTTCCAAAAGGGTTTTGCAGTTGTATCATTAGCGCAAGCTAATAATTCATCAAggtcctttttttctttcaagcTCATAAGCTCCAAGAGAAGTGACACTGACCTGCAATGATACTCGTACTAGAGGTCCTCGGCCTGCTCCAACAACCATCAGCACCTTCGTTTGTTGAATAGCGAGGAATTATATGATTAGACTTAGGAGATAGTAGAAATATGGAATGAAGCTCAATCAGACAGGGAGTAGATTTGTTAACAGGATGCAAGAAATGAGAAGCGAGAAAAAAAGTGTCATTCAATTGGCCAGGGTCTAGAACCATATAGGAGAAACAATATCTGAATTTATGTCACCTCAACAGAAAATAAAGCCTCTAATCTTAGTTCAAAGAGATGCACAACACACATGCACCATTACTTCATCTCTGTCGGTACCCCGGGACCGGGGTACCCCCTCCTACTGCGTCTGGGCAAGGACTTGCGTAGTTATCCTAAACTACGCGCTGAAGAGcagagcagccggacccctacgGTCCGGAGTCCACCTCGCCGGGCCAGCGGCCCCGGACCTGCTCTCTGCTCggggaagggtccggtgacgccacgtgtcccagagaagGCAGCGCCCGGCACAGATAGCCGGGGGTCCCCGGACCCCCCGGCGCGCGGGGAACCAGCATTTCACccaggaggggtccggagctgccacgtgtccgcgggcgcgggcacgagtcttccgccggaagactcgcccacccaccgcatttagtGCGGAAGgctgaggcgtgctctgtcgccgcagAGCACGGGGCAGCCTTTGCCAGACTCCACTATtggtcgcgtattaccaaggtgcatagtgcagccgcaggcgccgcgcgcgcggcgcacgttagtctgccgcattaaatggatgcgCTACGCGGCATGAACAGCATGCGTGGCGCAGCCTACCCGGCTAGCTGCAAGCGCCGCACCAACATGACAGGGCAAGACCACACCGGTTGGAGGGTCTGCGCCGGTCAGTACATCCATGCGGACGAGGCAGCGAAATCCCGGAATAAGATCTTCCCCAGGTGTAGCACCATAATAGCGCTAGGCGTTATGTTATTTAAATACATCCACGTTAGGCCCACCTGTCGGAGTCTCAATGGCTATGTACGTGCCTCCCTTTGACTATGAAAGGGGACCACACGCTAGTCTCAGGATAGGTGGACTCAGactctctccctcacactcTCAGCTCACCAGATAGAACCACTCTCGAGCAATCTCTTGTGAgcacaggcaatacaacacacagtgaatgtagggtattacgctccggcggcccgatcCACTCTAAGCcttctgtgttcatcgtgttcttgcatctaaatcggactaatcctagctaccctCCGAGTTCATTCTCCCTCGGGGCTTAGGCGGGCGCATTCTGCCACCCGGCTGGGTTTACCACCCGACattttggcgcgccaggtaggggcgaaggttagctagttttagttcatctcttgctcatctccatggttcgggtggttgagcactcccaccacgacgacgacgtggagatg
This window of the Panicum virgatum strain AP13 chromosome 1K, P.virgatum_v5, whole genome shotgun sequence genome carries:
- the LOC120645345 gene encoding uncharacterized protein LOC120645345: MEDTATAAPAPAEKASSYRYWVREATGDAAPLPVPRKLDPAAAAANGNGNGNPPPLGSVWNQAGTWEEKNLNSWANSRIKDLLGSLGSLEFPTGKASIDEVSKCSGDAFQVTVRNKKRVGYNYELSLRFRGEWLVKEENKKVKGHLDIPEFSFGELEDLELQVRFSDDKELTSNDKTLICKDLKSFLAPIQEKMRMFEEELKGR